TCTCCCTCGCTAACTTTCGCTTCTCCCTCGCTTTCGCTTTCGCTTCTCCTTTGCCCGCTCGCTTCATCTAATATTCGTTTTAGGGTTGTTAGAGAATTGTTAATCTAGTTTTTAGATTTGAGAAATCGTTTTAGGGTTGTTAGAGAATTGTTAATCTAGGTTTTAGTGTTTTAGATTGTTGTTAAACAGTTTCTTCCTCGTATATTATCAGTGTGTGTGGTGTTTGGTTTGTTGATAATGATAGGTATGAAGATGTGCAACAAGGAAAATCTGGACAGATTCATACCGAACAGATCAGCAATGGACTTCGACTTTGCTCATCATGCCATCACCGATGCCGCCGGCGGCAAAAAAGCAGAAAAAGCTGGCATTGTTGATTTCAGCCTCCAAAGACGCTTACAGGAAAGGTTTGGCGGAAGCTCTGAATCTCAACCGCACCCGTATTCTCGCCTTCAGGAACAAACCTCCTCCTCTCCATCATtactcttctcctcctcctcctcttcaccAACAGCCCCGACGACGACGACATATTCCTCTTTCTTGTCGGAAAGAGTTGGACGCTCCTGGAATTCTTGATGACTTCTGCCTTTCTCACAACGTCTTAGCCATTGCCCTGGGCCACACTCTTTACCTCTGGGATGCTTCTACCGCCTCTGTATCTGAGCTCGTGACCATTGAGGAAGCCAAAGGACCCATCACAAGCATAATCTGGTCGCCTGATGCTTCCTACCTTGCACTTGGCCTCAACAACTCTCAAGTACAGCTCTGGGATTCTTCCTCCAACACCAAGATCAAAACTTTCAAGGGTCTCCACCACTCTGGAGTAGGATCACTTGCGTGGAACAACAACATCCTCACAACTAGAGGCATGGACGGCAAGATTGTCAACTCCGATGTCAGGATCAGGCCTGTTGTGTGATATGACCAAAAAACTTACTTCCTTTTGACCTAATCTCTCTTAGAGATTAAGGGGAGTTATTGGAACATGAATTTATgtggaatttgatgattttaatagttgagaggattttacaagttaactagattcgacaaattttatcaa
The window above is part of the Brassica oleracea var. oleracea cultivar TO1000 unplaced genomic scaffold, BOL UnpScaffold03104, whole genome shotgun sequence genome. Proteins encoded here:
- the LOC106321809 gene encoding cell division cycle 20.2, cofactor of APC complex-like, with product MPPAAKKQKKLALLISASKDAYRKGLAEALNLNRTRILAFRNKPPPLHHYSSPPPPLHQQPRRRRHIPLSCRKELDAPGILDDFCLSHNVLAIALGHTLYLWDASTASVSELVTIEEAKGPITSIIWSPDASYLALGLNNSQVQLWDSSSNTKIKTFKGLHHSGVGSLAWNNNILTTRGMDGKIVNSDVRIRPVV